One part of the Vitis riparia cultivar Riparia Gloire de Montpellier isolate 1030 chromosome 8, EGFV_Vit.rip_1.0, whole genome shotgun sequence genome encodes these proteins:
- the LOC117919786 gene encoding trihelix transcription factor GT-3b-like: MEGHHISVHIDTGDRFPQWSIQETKEFLMIRAELDRTFMETKRNKLLWEVIANKMKEKGYNRSADQCKCKWKNLVTRYKGCETMEPEAMRQQFPFYNELQAIFTARMQRMLWIEAEGGAKKKGVQLSSEDEDENEESEGEKGSSKKKKKGKTSVNVGGSSSGASFNLKEVLEDFMKQQVQMEVQWREVFEEREKERRAKEMEWRQTMEALENERIMMDRRWREREEQRRMREDARSERRDALITALLNKLRREEM; encoded by the exons ATGGAGGGGCATCATATCAGTGTTCATATCGATACGGGTGATAGGTTTCCTCAATGGAGTATTCAGGAGACGAAGGAGTTTTTGATGATTCGGGCAGAGTTGGATCGGACTTTCATGGAGACCAAACGGAACAAGCTTCTGTGGGAAGTGATTGCGAACAAGATGAAGGAGAAGGGCTATAATCGAAGCGCGGATCAGTGCAAGTGCAAGTGGAAGAATCTGGTCACCAGATACAAG GGTTGCGAAACGATGGAGCCCGAAGCCATGAGGCAACAATTTCCGTTTTACAATGAGTTGCAGGCGATTTTCACAGCGAGGATGCAAAGAATGCTGTGGATTGAGGCAGAAGGCGGGGCAAAGAAGAAAGGGGTGCAGCTATCTTCGGAAGATGAAGACGAGAACGAGGAAAGCGAAGGGGAGAAGGGAAGcagcaagaagaagaaaaagggcaAGACCAGTGTGAATGTGGGTGGCAGCAGCAGCGGAGCTAgtttcaatttgaaagaagttttGGAAGATTTCATGAAGCAGCAGGTGCAAATGGAGGTGCAATGGCGAGAAGTGTTCGAGGAGAGGGAAAAGGAGAGGAGAGCCAAGGAGATGGAGTGGAGACAAACCATGGAGGCATTGGAAAACGAGAGGATAATGATGGATAGGAGGTGGAGGGAGAGGGAAGAGCAAAGGCGGATGAGAGAAGACGCTAGGTCTGAGCGGAGAGACGCTCTTATCACAGCACTTCTAAACAAGCTCAGAAGAGAAGAGATGTAA